Proteins encoded in a region of the Flavobacterium sp. MDT1-60 genome:
- a CDS encoding glycosyl hydrolase family 65 protein, translated as MLQNFKYKIIAFIILIATLSSCKSGAGHSKSTAAILKQENFKHYVDYFNTMEDENLKFAIPNDSAWAWMEKNIPLFECPQQNFEEIYYFRWWSARKHIKKTPQGYAITEFLVDRSYADKYNMISCALGHHINEFRWIHNPQYLEDDVHLWFRGNDGKPMKKLRTFSSWTADALYNRYLVNKDDKFLFDMYPDLVAEYAAWEGDRKRKDGLFWQFDVKDGMEESLSGARKFRNARPTINSYMFGNATALAKIAKLKGDAKQESNFEAKADTLQKLVETKLWNTKSEFFETFTEKDTLAQVREAIGFIPWYFNLPQKDKGFEKAWEQIKDEKGFSAPFGLTTAERRSPRFRTHGTGTCEWDGAIWPFASSQTLTALANVLNNYDQNFVGKPDYFKQLNLYVESQYFHGRPYLGEYLDETTGYWLMGERERSRYYNHSTFNDLVITGLVGLRPRADEKIEVNPLIPQEKWDWFCLDNVLYHGNIITILWDKTGEKYHKGKGFRIFKNGKEIAVSEKLERVISE; from the coding sequence ATGTTACAAAATTTCAAATACAAAATAATAGCTTTCATAATCCTGATTGCAACTTTAAGCAGTTGCAAATCCGGAGCAGGCCATTCTAAAAGCACTGCTGCAATTTTAAAACAAGAAAACTTCAAACATTATGTTGATTATTTCAACACGATGGAAGACGAAAATTTAAAATTTGCGATTCCGAATGATTCTGCATGGGCCTGGATGGAAAAAAATATTCCGTTGTTCGAATGTCCGCAGCAAAATTTTGAGGAAATCTATTATTTCCGTTGGTGGAGCGCGCGAAAACATATCAAAAAAACACCACAGGGATATGCGATTACAGAGTTTTTGGTAGATCGTTCGTATGCGGATAAATACAATATGATCAGTTGTGCTTTGGGACATCACATAAATGAATTCAGATGGATTCACAATCCGCAATATTTAGAAGACGACGTTCATTTATGGTTTAGAGGAAATGACGGCAAGCCGATGAAAAAACTCAGAACTTTTAGCAGTTGGACGGCTGATGCCTTGTACAATCGCTATTTGGTAAATAAAGACGATAAATTTTTATTTGATATGTATCCGGATTTGGTAGCAGAATATGCGGCCTGGGAAGGAGACAGAAAACGTAAAGACGGTTTGTTCTGGCAATTTGATGTAAAAGACGGAATGGAAGAATCGTTAAGCGGAGCCAGAAAATTTAGAAATGCGCGTCCAACAATTAACAGTTATATGTTCGGAAATGCAACAGCTTTGGCGAAAATAGCAAAGCTAAAAGGCGATGCTAAACAGGAAAGTAATTTTGAAGCAAAAGCCGATACTCTTCAGAAATTAGTAGAAACAAAACTTTGGAATACTAAAAGTGAATTCTTTGAAACGTTTACAGAGAAAGATACTTTGGCGCAAGTAAGAGAAGCAATCGGATTTATTCCGTGGTATTTTAATTTGCCGCAAAAAGACAAAGGTTTTGAAAAAGCCTGGGAACAAATTAAAGATGAAAAAGGATTTTCGGCTCCATTTGGATTAACAACTGCGGAGCGTAGAAGTCCACGTTTTAGAACACATGGAACAGGAACTTGTGAATGGGATGGTGCCATTTGGCCTTTTGCGAGTTCACAAACGTTAACTGCTTTGGCCAATGTTTTGAATAATTACGATCAGAATTTTGTCGGTAAACCTGACTATTTCAAACAGCTGAATTTGTATGTAGAATCACAATATTTTCACGGAAGACCTTATTTAGGAGAATATTTAGATGAAACCACCGGATATTGGTTAATGGGTGAAAGAGAACGCAGCCGTTATTATAATCACTCCACTTTTAATGATTTGGTGATTACAGGTTTGGTTGGTTTACGCCCGAGAGCGGATGAAAAAATAGAAGTGAATCCGTTGATTCCGCAAGAAAAATGGGATTGGTTTTGTCTGGATAATGTTTTGTACCACGGTAATATCATCACGATTCTTTGGGATAAAACGGGAGAAAAATACCATAAAGGAAAAGGATTTAGAATTTTTAAAAACGGTAAGGAAATTGCGGTTTCTGAGAAATTGGAGAGAGTGATCTCGGAATAG